One segment of Drosophila mauritiana strain mau12 chromosome 3R, ASM438214v1, whole genome shotgun sequence DNA contains the following:
- the LOC117145573 gene encoding glycerophosphocholine phosphodiesterase GPCPD1, producing the protein MHRWFFANEREECERKPEEDGLSDASETQEPPPPPPVPTTEWPFCVVFHSSLNGNEYVAISGNCPSLGNWDPKEVYILAKHDCMNCICNCHQFEASLEIPRNIDIHYRYCVVIHDPETDEVYIRFWESQLHPRVIRTCQNMLKRCDVFGKPHDDDEANRVDRGWATTETIVHLKIFNAPFCWQRQKQRLLYVHVQPMFEVPENPCNEPANPIKMVSSQTRLSRYLDTRKIKAENLHLQFAQVEVANLCVQNPLASQQRFGARCGPKDMELFHCSIAFPEETLYRLDLYTYAHKAGYDEPPYHYGYGFLMPDQLLGTEGSARVKITCASTHRPLMEMCVRYLIIRPLPNFRCDLSHSYERYWRKNRLCMNIGHKGSGNTYRLGSDVVRENTLYGFKQAALANADMVEMDVQLTQDAQVVVYHDFVLRFMLQRMPSFEDLLENQDFLIFAYENLNKLMLLAMGGSKRKDLIAVPLEAFSYDQLKEVKVLRFAGSKGCDKSCDRMLLEQRPFPLLLDLLDEENLPVDMGFLIEIKWPQMTNMRRWESGSFKPTFDRNFYVDTILEIVLNKAGKRRIVFCSFDADICAMVRFKQNIYPVTLLLEDPNSPVQYADQMVRMEDVAMKFCNTLEFLGLTLHANSLLNKPSTMAYLRQINLDAFVYGSSTINLEIRNKLKKHGVLGIIYDRLDQLDQMGEELEGDTMCTIDSVTTRRVIHETEVEEWIQKCGYKPETSIVVHNIYID; encoded by the coding sequence ATGCATCGATGGTTCTTTGCCAACGAGCGGGAGGAGTGTGAGCGAAAACCGGAGGAAGACGGCCTCAGTGACGCTTCGGAGACACAAGAGccaccacctccacctccagtTCCCACTACCGAGTGGCCCTTCTGTGTGGTGTTCCACAGTTCACTCAACGGAAATGAGTATGTTGCCATTAGTGGCAACTGTCCCTCTCTCGGAAACTGGGATCCCAAGGAGGTGTACATTTTGGCAAAGCATGACTGCATGAACTGCATATGCAATTGCCATCAGTTCGAGGCAAGCTTGGAGATACCACGTAACATCGACATCCACTATCGGTACTGCGTTGTGATCCACGATCCGGAGACGGATGAAGTATATATACGCTTCTGGGAATCCCAATTACATCCCAGAGTGATTCGAACTTGTCAGAACATGCTAAAGCGCTGCGACGTCTTTGGAAAACCACACGACGATGATGAAGCGAACCGGGTGGACCGCGGATGGGCCACCACAGAGACAATTGTGCACCTGAAGATCTTCAATGCTCCGTTCTGTTGGCAGCGTCAGAAACAGAGGCTTCTGTATGTCCATGTGCAGCCCATGTTTGAGGTACCGGAAAATCCTTGTAACGAACCAGCCAATCCCATCAAAATGGTTTCGTCGCAAACACGTTTATCGCGTTATCTGGACACCCGGAAGATTAAGGCAGAGAACCTGCATCTTCAATTCGCCCAAGTCGAGGTGGCCAATCTATGCGTGCAAAATCCTTTGGCTTCGCAGCAACGATTTGGAGCCAGATGTGGGCCGAAGGATATGGAGCTATTTCATTGTTCCATCGCTTTTCCGGAGGAGACGCTCTACCGCCTGGATCTGTACACATACGCCCATAAAGCAGGCTATGATGAACCACCGTATCATTACGGGTACGGATTCCTGATGCCAGATCAGCTGCTGGGCACCGAAGGCTCTGCGCGGGTGAAGATTACCTGCGCCTCCACCCACCGTCCACTGATGGAGATGTGCGTGCGTTATCTAATAATTCGACCCTTGCCAAATTTCCGTTGCGATTTGAGCCACAGCTACGAGCGCTACTGGCGCAAAAATCGCCTGTGCATGAACATTGGGCACAAAGGATCGGGAAATACGTACCGGTTAGGATCCGATGTGGTAAGGGAGAATACCTTGTACGGTTTCAAGCAGGCTGCTTTGGCCAATGCGGACATGGTGGAGATGGATGTCCAGCTCACGCAGGATGCCCAGGTGGTGGTGTATCACGATTTTGTACTGCGATTCATGCTGCAGAGAATGCCAAGTTTTGAGGATCTTCTGGAGAACCAAGATTTTCTGATATTTGCCTACGAGAATCTCAACAAACTAATGCTCCTCGCTATGGGAGGATCGAAACGAAAGGACCTCATTGCCGTTCCCCTGGAAGCATTTTCTTACGATCAGCTGAAGGAGGTGAAGGTCCTGCGATTCGCTGGTAGCAAAGGCTGCGATAAGTCCTGTGATCGAATGCTGCTGGAGCAGCGCCCCTTTCCTCTGCTTCTCGACCTTTTGGATGAGGAGAATCTGCCCGTCGACATGGGCTTTCTCATCGAGATCAAGTGGCCCCAGATGACCAATATGCGGCGTTGGGAGAGCGGCAGCTTTAAGCCCACCTTCGATCGAAACTTCTATGTGGATACTATCTTGGAGATTGTTTTGAATAAGGCAGGAAAGCGGCGCATCGTCTTCTGCAGCTTCGATGCCGACATCTGTGCCATGGTTCGGTTTAAGCAGAATATATATCCCGTGACTCTACTGCTGGAGGATCCGAACTCGCCGGTTCAGTATGCCGACCAAATGGTAAGAATGGAGGACGTCGCCATGAAATTTTGCAACACTCTGGAGTTCCTGGGGCTGACCCTTCATGCTAACTCACTACTGAACAAGCCCTCGACTATGGCATACCTGCGCCAGATCAATCTGGATGCCTTCGTTTATGGTAGTTCCACCATTAACCTGGAGATCCGCAATAAGCTAAAGAAGCACGGAGTGCTGGGAATCATCTACGATCGCCTCGACCAACTGGACCAAATGGGCGAAGAGCTGGAGGGGGACACCATGTGCACCATTGATTCAGTGACCACAAGGCGCGTGATCCACGAGACGGAGGTGGAGGAGTGGATCCAGAAGTGTGGCTACAAGCCGGAAACTTCCATCGTCGTGCATAACATTTACATCGACTGA